The Morococcus cerebrosus sequence GATTGTCGATTTCCTGCTGGAAAACGATGTTAAGGCGCTCGTCATCGCGTGCAACACCATCGCCGCCGTTGCCGGACAAAAAATCCGTCAAAAAGCAGGCAATATGCCCGTATTGGACGTGATTTCCGCCGGCGCGCAGGCCGCTCTGAACACCACGCGCAACAACAAAATCGGCATCATCGCCACCAACACCACCGTCAACAGCAACGCCTACGCCCGCGCCATCCACGCCCAAAACCCCGACACGCTCGTGCGCACGCAGGCGACGCCGCTGCTCGTGCCGCTGGTGGAAGAAGGCTGGCTTGACCATGAAGTGACCCGCCTGACCGTGCGCGAATACCTCAAACCGCTCTTGGTGGACGACATCGATACGCTCGTCCTCGGCTGCACCCACTTCCCGCTGCTCAAGCCCCTAATCGGCAAAGAAGCGCAAAACGTCGCCCTGGTCGATTCCGCCATCACTACCGCCGAAGCGACCGCCCAAGCACTCGCCCAAGCAGGGCTGTTCAACACTGAAAACGACAGCCCCGACTACCGCTTCTACGTCAGCGACATCCCCCTGCGTTTCCGCACCATAGGCGAACGCTTCCTCGGACGCAGCATGGAACAAATCGAAATGGTCTCGCTGGGATAAGGCATATCCCGCATACCAAAACGAGAGGTCGGCGGATTCGCATTTGAAGTGCAACTTTCCATAACAGAAAAAGGCCAGTATGCGGTAGCATACGGCCTTTCCTGCAAGAAAGATTGCCATGAGCTACACACAACTGACCCAAGACGAACGATACCATATCCAATACCTGTCCCGCCACTGCACCATCGCCGAAATCGCCAAACAGCTCAACCGCCACAAAAGCACCATCAGCCGAGAAATCAAGCGGCACTGCATCCAAGGACAGCAATACAGCGCCGATAAAGCCCAACGGCAAAACCGGCTGACCAAACAGCACCGGCGAAAACCCTATAAGCTCGATTCGCAGCTGATTCAGCACATCGACACCCTTATCCGCCGCAAACTCAGTCCCGAACAAGTATGTGCCTACCTGCATAAACACCACGGGATCACACTCCATCACAGCACCGTTTACCGCTACCTTCGCCAAGACAAAAGCAACGGCGGCACTTTGTGGCAACATCTCAGAATATGCAGCAAACCCTACCGCAAACGCTACGGCAGCACATGGACCAGAGGCAAAGTGCCCAACCGCGTCGGCATAGAAAACCGATCCGCCATCGTCGACCGGAAAACCCGCATCGGCGATTGGGAGGCCGACACCATCGTCGGCAAAAATCAGAAAAGCGCGTTATTGACCTTGGTCGAACGCGTTACCCGCTACACCATCATCTGCAAATTAAAGAACTTAAAAGCCGAAGACACTGCCCGGGCGGCCATTAGGGTATTAAAGGCATATAAAGCCAGAGTCCACACCATTACCATGGATAACGGCAAAGAGTTCTACCAACACACCAAAATAGCCAAAGCATTGAAGGCGAGAACCTATTTTTGCCGCCCTTACCATTCTTGGGAGAAAGCGCTGAGTGAGAACACCAACGGACTCATCCGGCAATATTTCCCCAAACAAACCGATTTCCGAAACATCAGTGATCGGGAGATACGCAGGGTTCAAGATGAGTTGAACCACCGGCCAAGAAAAACACTTGGCTACGAAACGCCAAGTGTTTTATTCTTAAATCTGTTCCAACCACTGGTACCCTAGTGTTGCACTTGAAATCCGAATCCAAGGTCGTCTGAAAAATCGAAACACGGGTTTTCAGACGACCTTTTTGAATGAGGCGAATCAAAGCTATTGCCAATCCTGATCCGCTTGTCTCATCGTTCAAGCATTTCTCGGGTAACTAAGGGAATAAAGTCCAAATTGCTGTCCACAGAGGCGGATAGCTTTTCGGGCAGACTGGGAGCTGCATCGCGGTGAAAACAGGCAAGATTGAGATCTACGCCCGATAGGCTTTCGGGGCGGCGGAAGAAGTTGTCTTCCTGATAGCGGTGGGAAGCAAACCAATAGCAACGATAATCCATACGCTCAAAATGGCGGATTAAATCGAGGCAGTTGTCAGGCTGAGCCTCTGCAAAAATGATTGGTTTATGCTGTTCAATCAGGCGTTTTGCGCCGTTGAGTACATGGCTTTCAAAGCCTTTCGCATCGATTTTCAGCAAATCCAGCGCATTGAGTTTTTGAAGCTCGGGATGTCGGTCTAATGCAGTAAGGCGTATGGTTTCGTTTTAGCGGATACCGTCAAAGCTGGATTCGGTGTCAAAACCCTTGTCCAAAGAAAAACTACCGTAATTCCACTCTGTTTCATAATCTGAAGAGGGAATCTCCAGCCAAGCGTTTTCATCGCCAACGCCTTCTTGATAGGCGTAAACATTGGTCAGGCTGTTGAGTGATATATTGGCACACAGAGTTTGGAAAATCACCCGCTGCGGCTCGAAACAGAATAGTTTGCCGCGCTCGATATGTCGGGCGATGGGAATTGCGTGCATACCGATATTTGAGCCGACTTCAACGACATTGCTGTCGGCACAAAGATTGTTCAGAAGAAAACGGACTTCCAAATCCGACCATTCTCCATAAGCCTGTGCGTATCGGCTGATGAAGTCGCCTTCGATTAAGTTAAACATGCCTCTTTTGAGCATATGTAAAGACGTCCGCATGATGATGCCCTTTAAAAAATAATGGATTGATTTAATTTGATTCGATACTTTGAAAATTATAGTGGATTAACTTTAAACCAGTACGGCGTTGCCTCGCCTTGCCGTACTATCTGTACTGTCTGCGGCTTCGTTGCCTTGTCCTGATTTAAATTTAATCCACTATATTTTCTTGATGCGTGTATCAGGCTGCTCCGCCGGGACTTAAATTTTGCCTATCGAATCAAGCCCGACAGTGTAGTCGAGTTAAGTCGAAGCCGACAAACCATCGGTATTCTAATAGAAAAGGTCGTCTGAAATTAAGTTTTCAGACGACCTTTTTAGTGTGTCAAACCGCTGTTAGGAAACCACTTCGCCTTGGGCGCGTTGTTTGTCGATGCTGCGGTTGATGTGCCATTGTTGGGCGATGGTCAGGAGGTTGTTGATTACCCAGTACAATACCAGACCGGCAGGGAAGAAGAAGAACATGGCTGAGAAAATCAGCGGCATGACTTTCATCATTTTTGCCTGCATCGGGTCGGTCGGCGGCGGGTTGAGGAATGTTTGGGCAAACATGGTTACCGCCATAATTACGGGCAGGATGTAGTAAGGGTCGGAGCGGCTAAGGTCGGTAATCCAGCCCAGCCAAGGTGCCTGACGCAATTCTACGGAGGCAAACAACGCCCAGTACAAGCCGATGAAGACGGGGATTTGCAACAGCATGGGCAGGCAGCCGCCCAGCGGGTTGATTTTTTCGTCTTTGTAAAGCTGCATCATGGCTTGCTGTTGCGCCATACGGTCGTCGCCGTATTTTTCTTTGATGGCTTGCAGTTTGGGCGCGGCGGCGCGCATTTTTGCCATCGAGCGGTAAGAGGCGTTGGTCAGCGGGTAGAGTACGGCTTTGACGATAATGGTCAAAACGATGATTGCCCAGCCCCAGTTGCCGATAATGTTGTGCAGTTGGTTCAAGAGCCAGAAGAGGGGGGAGGCGAACCAGTGTACTTTGCCGTAGTCTTTTGCCAGTTGCAGGTTGTCGGCGATGTTTGCGATGACGGATGTGGTCTGCGGGCCGGCGTAGAGGTTGATGGAGGCTTCGGATTTCGCGCCGTTTTGGATGGCGGCAAGAGGAACGCTGACGCTGGTGCTGTACAGGTTGTCGTTGCGACGTTTGATGTCGATACGGCAGTCGCCGGCGGCGCAAACGCTTTGTCCGCCTTTGGGCTGGAGGATCCAAGTGGACATGAAGTGGTGTTCAATCATACCGAGCCAGCCGGTTTGGGTTTTGCGGGCGTATTCGGCTTCGTTTTTGCCTGATTTTGCATCGTCGTCCAAGTCGGAGAAGCTGACTTTTTGGAATTTGCCTTCAGGGGTGTAAACGACGGGGCCGAGGTAGGAATGGGTAAAGTAGCCTTGACCTTCAGGTTCGCTGCGGTCACGCACGATGCGGTAGTCCGCGCTCAGGTTGGCGGGCTTGCCGCTGGTGTTGGTGATGTCGAAACGGACGTTGACGAGGTAGCTGTCTTTGGTAAAGGTATAGACTTTGTCGATTTTCAGTCCGTTTGTTTCCGGCGCGCTCAGGCGGACTTCGACTTTGTCGCCGTTGAGGCTGTATTGTTTTTGCGCTGCGGTAAAGTTGATGTCTTTCAGGATGTTGTTGCCTTGTGCATCCAAAAGCTCGGACTGGGCAACGTAGGTGTATTCTTTGCTGTCGTTAAACAGGGTGAAGGGTTTGTTTTCGTCACCATTTGCTTTGTATTTGAGCAGGGTCATTTGACGCAGGTCGCCGCTTTTTTCGTCGATGACGGCTTTGACCGTGTCGGTTGTTACGGTAATCGGCGTTGCGGGGGCGAGTGAGGCTTCAGCGGCAGCGGTTGCGGCGGTTTGCTGCTGTTGCTGCGCAGCTTGTTGTGCCGGATTGGGTTTGGGGCTGGGGAAGAAATGTTCCCAGCCGGCATAGATTGCCAGCGAAATGGCAAAAAATGCTATAAATCTTTTAAAATCCATAAGAGATTCCTGGAATTGACGGGTATGTAATGGAGATGAAAACTGCTTCAGACGGCATTATATAGAAACCGACGGGAAATTAAAGGAAATCAAGTTATCCGAATGATTCGGATTACGGGACAGGGTCGTGTCCGTGTCCGCCGAAGGGGTGGCAGCGGGCGATGCGTTTGAGGGCGAGCCAGCCGCCTTTGAATGCGCCGTATTTTTTGACTGCTTCGACCGCATATTGCGAACAGGTCGGGGTATAGCGGCAGCGCGGCGGTATCAGTGGGCTGATGGCGTATTGGTAAAAACGGATCAGCGCGAGGATGAATTTGGACAACAGGGTGTTCATCAGCGTTTGCGCATGAGTTGCGTCAATTGGTTTCGGGCTTCGGCAGCGTTTTGCCGATTGAATGCCAGACGGACGCGTACGACGAAATCATGTGGCGGCAGGCTGTTTTTGTTCAGTCTGAACCAATCGCGGATGACGCGCTTCATATAGTTGCGGTCATGCGCGCGTTTCGCTGTTTTTTTGCTGACGACCAAGCCGAGTCGCGGATGGTTCAATCCGTTGTCGGCAGATTGGGAAACTTGCAGCAAATCGCGGCTGCGCCGGTTTTTGAACGCAAAAACGGATGAAAAATCATCCGTTTTTAATAAGCGGTACTGCTTTCCGAAGCGGTAGTCCAAAATTACACTGCCAAGCGTTTGCGGCCTTTGGCGCGACGGGCTGCCAATACTGCGCGGCCACCGCGGGTTTTGGAGCGGACCAGGAAGCCGTGGGTACGTTTGCGTTTGGTAACGGAAGGTTGATAAGTGCGTTTCATGATGTTTCCTAAAAAAACAGTAGATAAATAAACCGTGAATTACACTCTAATTTTCATCTTTTGTCAATCTCGGTTAAGTAAATGGATATGGCGCGCGGGATGGTTTGGTTTGCGGATTTGCGCGGCGCTTTGTGGATAAAATTTCCGGCGGGTTGTGGATAAAGTTTGGCGGAGTGGGTATAATCGGCAATTCCTGTCCCTTTGTCGGGCGATAGGTCGTCTGAAAATGGTGGTGCGAATTTATCGTGATGATTTTCCGAAAATAATTTCATTGTATTTTCAGACGGCGTCCGGTTTGGCGGATAGGGTTTGTGCGGTATTTGCGACACTTTTTCCGTCGGGCTGAAACCGCATTTTCAAAGGCTGCAATTTCCGACGGTTTCTCCCCGTTTCTTTCCAACGATTTCCAC is a genomic window containing:
- the rnpA gene encoding ribonuclease P protein component, producing MDYRFGKQYRLLKTDDFSSVFAFKNRRSRDLLQVSQSADNGLNHPRLGLVVSKKTAKRAHDRNYMKRVIRDWFRLNKNSLPPHDFVVRVRLAFNRQNAAEARNQLTQLMRKR
- the rpmH gene encoding 50S ribosomal protein L34, which codes for MKRTYQPSVTKRKRTHGFLVRSKTRGGRAVLAARRAKGRKRLAV
- a CDS encoding FkbM family methyltransferase, translating into MLKIDAKGFESHVLNGAKRLIEQHKPIIFAEAQPDNCLDLIRHFERMDYRCYWFASHRYQEDNFFRRPESLSGVDLNLACFHRDAAPSLPEKLSASVDSNLDFIPLVTREMLER
- the yidC gene encoding membrane protein insertase YidC is translated as MDFKRFIAFFAISLAIYAGWEHFFPSPKPNPAQQAAQQQQQTAATAAAEASLAPATPITVTTDTVKAVIDEKSGDLRQMTLLKYKANGDENKPFTLFNDSKEYTYVAQSELLDAQGNNILKDINFTAAQKQYSLNGDKVEVRLSAPETNGLKIDKVYTFTKDSYLVNVRFDITNTSGKPANLSADYRIVRDRSEPEGQGYFTHSYLGPVVYTPEGKFQKVSFSDLDDDAKSGKNEAEYARKTQTGWLGMIEHHFMSTWILQPKGGQSVCAAGDCRIDIKRRNDNLYSTSVSVPLAAIQNGAKSEASINLYAGPQTTSVIANIADNLQLAKDYGKVHWFASPLFWLLNQLHNIIGNWGWAIIVLTIIVKAVLYPLTNASYRSMAKMRAAAPKLQAIKEKYGDDRMAQQQAMMQLYKDEKINPLGGCLPMLLQIPVFIGLYWALFASVELRQAPWLGWITDLSRSDPYYILPVIMAVTMFAQTFLNPPPTDPMQAKMMKVMPLIFSAMFFFFPAGLVLYWVINNLLTIAQQWHINRSIDKQRAQGEVVS
- the yidD gene encoding membrane protein insertion efficiency factor YidD gives rise to the protein MNTLLSKFILALIRFYQYAISPLIPPRCRYTPTCSQYAVEAVKKYGAFKGGWLALKRIARCHPFGGHGHDPVP
- the murI gene encoding glutamate racemase, whose product is MTISKQRPIGVFDSGVGGLTNVRALMERLPMENIIYFGDTARVPYGTKSRATIETFAMQIVDFLLENDVKALVIACNTIAAVAGQKIRQKAGNMPVLDVISAGAQAALNTTRNNKIGIIATNTTVNSNAYARAIHAQNPDTLVRTQATPLLVPLVEEGWLDHEVTRLTVREYLKPLLVDDIDTLVLGCTHFPLLKPLIGKEAQNVALVDSAITTAEATAQALAQAGLFNTENDSPDYRFYVSDIPLRFRTIGERFLGRSMEQIEMVSLG
- a CDS encoding FkbM family methyltransferase, with translation MRTSLHMLKRGMFNLIEGDFISRYAQAYGEWSDLEVRFLLNNLCADSNVVEVGSNIGMHAIPIARHIERGKLFCFEPQRVIFQTLCANISLNSLTNVYAYQEGVGDENAWLEIPSSDYETEWNYGSFSLDKGFDTESSFDGIR
- a CDS encoding IS30 family transposase; the encoded protein is MSYTQLTQDERYHIQYLSRHCTIAEIAKQLNRHKSTISREIKRHCIQGQQYSADKAQRQNRLTKQHRRKPYKLDSQLIQHIDTLIRRKLSPEQVCAYLHKHHGITLHHSTVYRYLRQDKSNGGTLWQHLRICSKPYRKRYGSTWTRGKVPNRVGIENRSAIVDRKTRIGDWEADTIVGKNQKSALLTLVERVTRYTIICKLKNLKAEDTARAAIRVLKAYKARVHTITMDNGKEFYQHTKIAKALKARTYFCRPYHSWEKALSENTNGLIRQYFPKQTDFRNISDREIRRVQDELNHRPRKTLGYETPSVLFLNLFQPLVP